The DNA region GTATTTTTTTAAGAGATGTCACAAAAATATATGAGAAAATAGTTGTTTTTGCAATCTATTAGTAGATTTATAAGGTATACCAAGTTCTTAGAGTAGTATCAATTTATGTGATTTATTGCTTTTTAATTAAATTAAACAATTACTTAAAGATAAGAGTTAATAAAATACCTATAGAGATGGTAATAATAGTCCCAAACATCCAATTATGAAGTCTTAATGTACTCTTAAGTTCCATTTTGTTAACATCAATCTTAGTATCGAGTTCATTGAATTTGGTATCTATTTTGTTATCGAGTTCATTGAATTTGGTATCTATTTTGTTATTAAGATTATTCTCAACAGAATCTATTTTGTTATCAAGTTCATTAAATTTGTTATCAATCTTATTATTAAGTTCTACTCTAACATTCTCAATCTTGGTATCGAGTTCATTAAATTTGTTATCAATCTTGTTATCAAGTTCGGTTTTGACAGATTTAATCTCAGATTGTAAAAGAGCTTCAACTTTTTCAAGCTTAAGGTTAAAATTATTCTCAACAGAGTCTATTTTTTTATCGAGTTCATTAAATTTAGTATCGATTTTGGTATTAAGTTCATCCTTAATACTACTAATCCCATTTTCTAAGTGTTTCAATTTTATATCAAAGTTTTCTTTTAAGAACTCAATATCCTTGTAAGTGAGTTCATTTTTATAATATCTG from Borrelia parkeri includes:
- the bdr gene encoding Bdr family repetitive protein, translating into MGLAQPVITQQMVIAELTKAGINKDIAIDLSFRYYKNELTYKDIEFLKENFDIKLKHLENGISSIKDELNTKIDTKFNELDKKIDSVENNFNLKLEKVEALLQSEIKSVKTELDNKIDNKFNELDTKIENVRVELNNKIDNKFNELDNKIDSVENNLNNKIDTKFNELDNKIDTKFNELDTKIDVNKMELKSTLRLHNWMFGTIITISIGILLTLIFK